Proteins encoded together in one Micromonospora auratinigra window:
- a CDS encoding NRAMP family divalent metal transporter: protein MKRLFAATLGVLSAIGGFVDIGDLVAASQAGARFGMAHAWVLVVGVVGICAYADMAGRIAAVSGRAVFDLVRERLGPRVALLNLVASWLVTVITLAAELGGVALALQLATGLSYLLWVPVAAVAVWLVLWRMRFELMERVFGLAGLALLVFAVALVLLPTDWARLGHGALHVSSAGQGWPVYWFVAVALFASTVSPYEVFFFSSGGVEEKWSARDLAAARSNVLIGFPVGGFLALSLVAVAAVAYHPSGGSLDNLAQVARPVVTVLGGAGLAVTVLAFFAVTFGAALETGLSAAYAAAQYFGWQWGKRVSPREAARFHSVLLVGLLLGVLMLMTAVDPVRLTEYMLVFSAVVLPLTYLPILVVANDRTYLGDRVNGRWTNLLGAVFLLLIVAASVAAIPLAIMTRMGQ from the coding sequence GTGAAGAGGCTCTTCGCCGCGACGCTCGGCGTGCTCTCCGCCATCGGGGGCTTCGTCGACATCGGTGACCTGGTCGCGGCGAGCCAGGCCGGGGCCCGCTTCGGGATGGCCCACGCCTGGGTGCTCGTCGTCGGGGTGGTGGGCATCTGCGCGTACGCGGACATGGCGGGCCGGATCGCGGCGGTGAGCGGCCGGGCGGTGTTCGACCTGGTCCGGGAGCGGCTCGGGCCGCGGGTGGCGCTGCTCAACCTGGTCGCCTCCTGGCTGGTCACGGTGATCACCCTCGCCGCCGAGCTGGGCGGGGTGGCCCTGGCGCTCCAGCTCGCGACCGGGTTGAGCTACCTGCTCTGGGTGCCGGTGGCCGCGGTGGCGGTGTGGTTGGTGCTCTGGCGGATGCGGTTCGAGCTGATGGAGCGGGTCTTCGGGTTGGCCGGGCTGGCGTTGCTGGTCTTCGCCGTGGCGCTGGTGCTGCTGCCCACCGACTGGGCGCGGCTCGGGCACGGCGCGCTGCACGTCAGCTCGGCCGGTCAGGGCTGGCCGGTGTACTGGTTCGTGGCGGTGGCGCTGTTCGCCTCCACGGTCAGCCCGTACGAGGTGTTCTTCTTCTCCTCCGGCGGGGTGGAGGAGAAGTGGAGCGCCCGGGACCTGGCCGCCGCCCGCTCGAACGTGCTGATCGGCTTCCCGGTGGGCGGGTTCCTGGCGCTGTCGCTGGTGGCGGTCGCGGCGGTGGCGTACCACCCGTCGGGCGGCTCGCTGGACAACCTGGCGCAGGTGGCCCGGCCGGTGGTGACGGTGCTGGGCGGGGCCGGGCTGGCGGTGACGGTGCTGGCGTTCTTCGCGGTCACCTTCGGGGCCGCGCTGGAGACCGGGCTCTCCGCGGCGTACGCGGCGGCGCAGTACTTCGGCTGGCAGTGGGGCAAGCGGGTCAGCCCCCGGGAGGCGGCCCGCTTCCACAGCGTGCTGCTGGTCGGGCTGCTGCTCGGGGTGCTGATGCTGATGACGGCCGTGGACCCGGTCCGGCTCACCGAGTACATGCTGGTGTTCAGCGCGGTGGTGCTGCCGCTGACGTACCTGCCGATCCTGGTGGTGGCGAACGACCGCACCTACCTGGGCGACCGGGTGAACGGGCGGTGGACGAACCTGCTCGGCGCGGTGTTCCTGCTGCTCATCGTGGCCGCGTCGGTGGCGGCGATCCCGTTGGCGATCATGACGAGGATGGGACAGTGA
- the tyrS gene encoding tyrosine--tRNA ligase, with amino-acid sequence MTDSNLPQGRDSLTEDLAWRGLIQDSTGLDELRALLDGGSATFYVGFDPTAPSLHVGHLMQVATARRLQLAGHRPLLLVGGATGQIGDPKESAERTLNPPEVVSGWVRRIRDQLAPFVSYDGQNAAQLVNNLDWTGEMSVVEFLRDVGKHFPVNKMLAREVVKARLETGISFTEFSYQLLQANDFFELHRRHGCQLQYGGSDQWGNITAGVDYVRRRGAGPVQAFTTPLVTKSDGTKFGKTEGGAVWLDPEMTSPYAFYQFWVNADDRDVSRYLRYFSFRSREELEELEKATAERPQARLAQRALAEELTTLVHGEREVAQAVAASQALFGRGSLDELSPETLRAALAEAGLVHLAELPDVAGLLKESGLVSSMKEARRVIAEGGAYVNNTRIAEVDATVSEADLLHGRYLVLRRGKRSFAGVELRR; translated from the coding sequence GTGACCGACAGCAACCTCCCGCAGGGGCGGGACTCCCTGACCGAAGACCTGGCGTGGCGGGGCCTGATCCAGGACTCGACCGGCCTCGACGAGCTGCGCGCGCTGCTCGACGGCGGGAGCGCCACCTTCTATGTGGGCTTCGACCCGACCGCCCCCAGCCTGCACGTCGGGCACCTCATGCAGGTCGCCACCGCCCGCCGGCTCCAGCTGGCCGGACACCGGCCGCTGCTGCTGGTCGGCGGCGCGACCGGGCAGATCGGCGACCCGAAGGAGAGCGCGGAGCGCACGCTGAACCCGCCGGAGGTGGTCTCCGGCTGGGTCCGGCGGATCCGTGACCAGCTCGCCCCGTTCGTCTCGTACGACGGGCAGAACGCGGCCCAGCTGGTCAACAACCTGGACTGGACCGGCGAGATGTCGGTGGTGGAGTTCCTCCGCGACGTCGGCAAGCACTTCCCGGTGAACAAGATGCTGGCCCGCGAGGTGGTCAAGGCCCGGCTGGAGACCGGCATCAGCTTCACCGAGTTCAGCTACCAGCTGTTGCAGGCCAACGACTTCTTCGAGTTGCACCGCCGGCACGGCTGCCAGCTCCAGTACGGCGGCTCCGACCAGTGGGGCAACATCACCGCCGGGGTGGACTACGTCCGCAGGCGGGGCGCCGGCCCGGTGCAGGCCTTCACCACGCCGCTGGTGACCAAGTCCGACGGCACCAAGTTCGGCAAGACCGAGGGCGGCGCGGTCTGGCTGGACCCGGAGATGACCAGCCCGTACGCCTTCTACCAGTTCTGGGTCAACGCCGACGACCGCGACGTCAGCCGCTACCTGCGGTACTTCAGCTTCCGCTCCCGCGAGGAACTGGAGGAGTTGGAGAAGGCGACGGCGGAACGCCCGCAGGCGCGGCTGGCCCAGCGGGCCCTGGCCGAGGAGCTGACCACCCTGGTGCACGGCGAGCGGGAGGTGGCCCAGGCGGTCGCCGCCAGTCAGGCGCTCTTCGGTCGCGGCTCGCTCGACGAGCTGTCCCCGGAGACGCTGCGGGCCGCCCTGGCCGAGGCGGGCCTGGTCCACCTCGCCGAGCTGCCCGACGTCGCCGGCCTGCTCAAGGAGTCCGGGCTGGTGTCGAGCATGAAGGAGGCGCGGCGGGTGATCGCCGAGGGCGGCGCCTACGTCAACAACACCCGCATCGCCGAGGTGGACGCGACGGTGTCCGAGGCCGACCTGCTGCACGGCCGGTACCTGGTGCTGCGCCGCGGCAAGCGCTCGTTCGCCGGTGTTGAGCTGCGCAGATAG
- a CDS encoding PaaI family thioesterase codes for MPELTGGFVALLGLTFDEVSGDRVVLRWKVRPELHQPYGIQHGGVYCSVVETAASIGGALWLGDKGKVVGVSNQTDFLRAVRDGELTAVGTPVHRGRSQQLWLVEITDEGGRLVSRGQVRLQNLTAAG; via the coding sequence ATGCCGGAGCTGACCGGGGGTTTCGTGGCCCTGCTGGGGCTGACGTTCGACGAGGTCAGCGGCGATCGGGTGGTGCTGCGCTGGAAGGTACGCCCGGAGCTTCACCAGCCGTACGGGATCCAGCACGGCGGGGTCTACTGCTCGGTGGTGGAGACGGCGGCCAGCATCGGTGGGGCGCTCTGGCTCGGTGACAAGGGCAAGGTGGTCGGGGTGTCCAACCAGACCGACTTCCTGCGGGCGGTGCGCGACGGGGAACTGACCGCGGTCGGCACCCCCGTCCACCGGGGTCGCAGCCAGCAGCTCTGGCTGGTGGAGATCACCGACGAGGGCGGGCGGCTGGTGTCGCGCGGCCAGGTCAGGCTGCAGAACCTGACCGCCGCCGGCTGA